The following are encoded in a window of Maylandia zebra isolate NMK-2024a linkage group LG5, Mzebra_GT3a, whole genome shotgun sequence genomic DNA:
- the ip6k2b gene encoding inositol hexakisphosphate kinase 2b: protein MSPALEALMQAEGTPYPGKGVMLEPFVHQVGGHSCVLRFGEQTICKPLIPREHQFYKSLPPEMRKFTPQYKGVVSVSFEEDEEGNLCLIAYPLHSESGDLENKDPSTDCEPKSKMVKWSNKKQSPLGPENDNYSKDRGRHSRKEDKIMSYNRDEMQQQAEVLYFSLEKGNVVSQIKHNPWSLKCHQQHLQRMKENAKHRNQYKFILLENLTWRYRVPCVLDLKMGTRQHGDDASEEKKANQIRKCQQSTSASIGVRLCGMQVYQSEPGQLMFMNKYHGRKLTLAGFKEALYQFFHNGHRLRHELLSPVLRRLREMQAALEACESYRFYSSSLLIIYDGDPPRAPTRPRHRGGEEGDEDEPSDEEEEEEGAFGFPRSSSAGVGAGVSGGSSNSGGSRSSHSAGEASSPVVDVRMIDFAHTTCRHYGEDSVVHEGQDSGFIFGLQNLITIISELEDHSAD from the exons ATGAGTCCCGCTCTGGAAGCCCTCATGCAGGCGGAAGGGACTCCTTATCCCGGAAAAGGGGTGATGCTTGAGCCGTTCGTGCACCAAGTGGGGGGCCACTCTTGTGTGCTACGGTTTGGGGAACAGACAATTTGCAAACCCCTCATCCCCCGAGAACACCAGTTCTATAAGAGTCTCCCACCAGAGATGAGGAAGTTCACCCCTCAATATAAAG gtgtagtttcagtcagttttgaagaGGATGAGGAAGGGAATTTGTGCCTCATCGCCTACCCCCTCCACAGCGAATCAGGGGACCTGGAAAACAAAGACCCCTCAACAGACTGTGAGCCCAAGAGCAAGATGGTGAAGTGGAGCAACAAAAAGCAATCCCCTTTGGGCCCTGAGAATGACAACTATAGCAAAGACAGAGGTAGACACAGTCGTAAAGAAGACAAGATTATGAG TTATAATCGTGATGAGATGCAACAGCAGGCAGAGGTACTTTACTTTAGCCTGGAAAAAGGCAATGTGGTGTCACAGATCAAACACAACCCCTGGAGTCtcaaatgtcaccagcagcactTACAGAGGATGAAGGAGAATGCAAAGCACCGTAACCAATACA AATTTATCCTTTTAGAAAACCTTACATGGCGCTATAGAGTACCGTGTGTCTTAGACTTGAAGATGGGAACTCGTCAGCATGGAGATGATGCATCAGAGGAAAAGAAAGCCAATCAGATTCGAAAGTGTCAACAGAGCACATCTGCATCTATTGGGGTGCGACTTTGTGGCATGCAG GTGTACCAGTCAGAGCCAGGCCAGCTGATGTTCATGAATAAATACCATGGGCGAAAGCTGACTCTCGCAGGCTTCAAGGAGGCTCTCTACCAGTTTTTCCACAATGGGCATCGCTTGCGTCATGAGCTGCTGTCTCCAGTGTTGCGGAGACTTCGCGAAATGCAAGCTGCCCTCGAGGCCTGCGAGTCTTACCGCTTCTACTCTAGCTCCCTGCTCATCATCTACGATGGCGACCCTCCCAGGGCTCCCACTAGACCTAGACATAGAGGTGGGGAGGAAGGTGATGAGGATGAGCCAtctgatgaggaggaggaggaagaaggtgCCTTTGGTTTCCCTCGCTCCTCCTCTGCGGGTGTTGGCGCAGGTGTGTCCGGAGGGAGCAGCAACAGTGGTGGTAGTCGCTCATCCCACAGCGCAGGAGAGGCTAGTAGCCCTGTGGTGGATGTACGCATGATTGACTTTGCTCACACCACCTGTCGCCACTATGGAGAAGACAGCGTAGTGCACGAAGGCCAGGACAGTGGGTTCATCTTCGGCCTCCAGAACCTGATCACAATCATCTCTGAGCTCGAGGATCACAGTGCAGACTGA